A single genomic interval of Mycobacterium sp. DL592 harbors:
- a CDS encoding wax ester/triacylglycerol synthase family O-acyltransferase has protein sequence MAGVSDNVVPYTDQALLLALRGTGEEAVMQIVWTYEHPVDMDGLRRFHAEFGQGLVARHIERSPVPFGRHRWVAAPGPQCGIDMDDSTRPRDELFAWVNEHLQLPIDPERGPGWRMGVQRFADGSTAVSVVVTHCVADGGGFIGRAIDTIQGKDRNLGYPPAGSRTRRRAVVADLRQTARDFPEIARTLGRAVKVGLARRHELVRPKPAQPAVVSGGAQQVHVPNVAVYIDGKDWDARAESLGGNSYSLLAGFCAKLAEHQGRVRDSDGVVTLMIPVSERQDADDTGGNMVSIANVSFDPTQVTKDLSGARAAIRQGLKTARDVPDEMVALLPLIPFLPKRAFAKTVDMTFGFSEDLPVSCSNMGDLTADLLRIDGTPAEYINLRGVDRYTTREALERRHGILTLVSGRVGEQITISVVAYQPGLDNTRDRLREVVAQVLAEFDLTGVIE, from the coding sequence GTGGCCGGGGTTTCGGACAATGTGGTGCCCTACACCGACCAGGCGTTGCTCCTGGCTTTGCGCGGAACCGGCGAAGAAGCGGTCATGCAGATCGTCTGGACGTACGAACATCCAGTCGACATGGACGGTCTGCGGCGCTTTCACGCCGAGTTCGGGCAGGGACTGGTCGCGCGGCACATCGAACGCTCGCCCGTCCCGTTCGGTCGGCATCGCTGGGTAGCCGCGCCGGGTCCGCAGTGCGGTATCGACATGGACGACTCGACGCGCCCCCGCGACGAGCTGTTCGCGTGGGTGAACGAACACCTGCAACTGCCCATCGACCCCGAACGCGGTCCGGGCTGGCGGATGGGTGTGCAGCGTTTCGCCGATGGTTCGACGGCGGTCAGCGTCGTGGTGACGCACTGCGTGGCCGACGGTGGCGGCTTCATCGGTAGGGCCATCGACACGATCCAGGGCAAGGACCGCAACCTCGGCTATCCACCCGCGGGTTCGCGGACCCGGCGACGGGCGGTTGTCGCCGATCTGCGCCAGACCGCCAGGGACTTTCCCGAGATCGCCAGAACCCTGGGCCGGGCGGTCAAGGTGGGGCTGGCCCGCCGGCATGAACTGGTGCGGCCCAAGCCGGCCCAGCCGGCCGTCGTCTCCGGCGGTGCGCAGCAGGTTCACGTTCCCAACGTGGCCGTCTACATCGACGGCAAGGACTGGGACGCCCGCGCGGAAAGCCTTGGCGGGAACTCCTATTCGCTGCTGGCGGGGTTCTGCGCGAAGCTGGCCGAGCATCAGGGCCGGGTGCGCGATTCCGACGGTGTCGTCACCCTGATGATTCCGGTCAGCGAACGCCAGGACGCCGACGACACCGGCGGCAACATGGTGTCCATCGCCAACGTCAGCTTCGACCCCACCCAGGTGACCAAGGATCTCTCCGGCGCCCGCGCGGCGATCCGGCAGGGCCTCAAGACTGCCCGCGACGTGCCCGACGAGATGGTGGCCCTGCTGCCGCTGATCCCGTTCCTGCCCAAGCGGGCCTTCGCCAAGACCGTGGACATGACGTTCGGGTTCTCCGAGGACCTGCCGGTGTCGTGTTCCAACATGGGGGACCTCACCGCCGACCTGCTGCGCATCGACGGCACCCCGGCTGAATACATCAACCTTCGCGGCGTCGACAGGTACACCACCCGGGAGGCGCTCGAGCGCCGGCACGGGATACTCACCCTGGTCTCGGGACGTGTCGGCGAGCAGATCACCATCTCGGTGGTCGCTTACCAGCCGGGCCTGGACAACACCAGGGACCGTCTGCGCGAGGTTGTCGCCCAGGTACTCGCCGAGTTCGACCTGACCGGTGTGATCGAGTGA